A single region of the Marmota flaviventris isolate mMarFla1 chromosome 10, mMarFla1.hap1, whole genome shotgun sequence genome encodes:
- the Olfml3 gene encoding olfactomedin-like protein 3 yields MGPSAPLLVLILLSWSGPLQGQQHHLVEYMERRLAALEERLAQCQDQSSRHAAELRDFKNKMLPLLEVAEKEREALRTEADTISGRVDRLEREVDYLETQNPALPCVELDEKVNGGPGTKGKGRRNEKYDMVTDCGYTISQVRSMKILKRFGGPAGLWTKDPLGPTEKIYVLDGTQNDTAFVFPRLRDFTLTMAARKASRVRVPFPWVGTGQLVYGGFLYYARRPPGGPGGGSELENTLQLIKFHLANRTVVDSSVFPAERLIPPYALTTDTYIDLAADEEGIWAVYATREDDRHLCLAKLDPQTLDTEQQWDTPCPRENAEAAFVICGTLYVVYNTRPASRARIQCSFDASGTLTPEQAALSYFPRRYGAHASLRYNPRERQLYAWDDGYQIVYKLEMRKKEEEI; encoded by the exons ATGGGGCCCAGCGCTCCTCTCCTCGTCCTGATCCTTTTGTCATGGTCCGGACCCCTTCAAGGACAGCAGCACCACCTTGTGGAATACATGGAACGCCGACTTGCAGCCTTAGAG GAACGGCTGGCCCAGTGCCAGGACCAAAGTAGTCGGCATGCTGCTGAGCTGCGGGACTTCAAGAACAAGATGCTGCCCCTGCTGGAGGTGGCAGAGAAGGAGCGGGAGGCACTCAGAACCGAGGCTGACACCATCTCTGGGAGAGTGGACCGTCTGGAACGAGAGGTGGACTATCTGGAGACCCAGAACCCAGCTCTACCCTGTGTAGAGCTTGATGAGAAGGTGAATGGAGGCCCTGGAACCAAAGGCAAAGGCAGAAGAAATGAGAAGTACGATATGGTGACAG ACTGTGGCTACACAATTTCTCAGGTGAGATCAATGAAGATCCTCAAGCGGTTTGGTGGCCCAGCAGGTCTATGGACCAAGGATCCTTTGGGGCCAACAGAAAAGATCTACGTGTTGGATGGAACGCAGAACGACACAGCCTTTGTGTTCCCACGGCTACGTGACTTCACCCTTACCATGGCTGCCCGGAAAGCCTCCAGAGTTCGTGTGCCCTTCCCCTGGGTAGGCACGGGGCAGCTGGTATATGGTGGCTTTCTTTATTATGCCCGGAGGCCTCCTGGAGGACCTGGAGGGGGTAGTGAGTTGGAGAACACTTTGCAACTCATCAAATTCCACCTGGCAAACAGAACAGTGGTGGACAGCTCAGTGTTCCCCGCAGAGAGGTTGATTCCCCCCTATGCGCTGACGACAGACACCTACATTGACCTGGCAGCTGATGAGGAGGGCATCTGGGCAGTCTATGCCACCCGGGAGGATGACAGGCACTTGTGTCTGGCCAAATTAGATCCACAGACACTGGACACAGAGCAGCAGTGGGACACGCCATGTCCCAGGGAGAATGCCGAGGCTGCCTTCGTCATCTGTGGGACCCTGTACGTCGTCTATAACACGCGCCCTGCCAGTCGGGCCCGCATCCAGTGCTCCTTTGATGCCAGTGGGACACTGACCCCTGAACAGGCTGCTCTCTCTTACTTTCCCCGTCGATATGGTGCCCACGCCAGCCTCCGCTATAACCCCCGTGAGCGCCAGCTCTATGCCTGGGATGATGGCTACCAGATTGTCTACAAGCTGGagatgaggaagaaagaggaggaaatttgA